A portion of the Collinsella aerofaciens genome contains these proteins:
- a CDS encoding helicase C-terminal domain-containing protein, with product MLIEDAVSSGTPQFVIDSYATLADRAKTQSFGLIEEDVIVLDTETTGLSVQDNELIEISAARLSGREIVDRFDTFVHPKQLIPAEITELTSITNADVADAPSAVEAVAALADFVGGCPVIAHNATFDRSFIESVKGGVNVSDIWIDSLALSRIALPRLASHKLSFMADLFGCDSVSHRANADVDALCGVWRVLLVALTDLPQGLMARLADMHPDVPWSYRPIFSFLAGQNPGSIFSLSAARADVLKADRADDRVDADELPVLKMPSREEIEADYAPGGLVNRMYPTYEPRDEQIAMALEVRDALVTGTHRVIEAGTGVGKSMAYLVPFAEAARRNNITVGIATKSNNLADQLMYHELPKLAEQLDGGLSFCALKGYDHYPCLRKLERMSRGQVEITTKRDPADTLTAVAVIMAYVCQSADGDLDSLGIRWRSVNRPDFTTASRECARRLCPFFPDKCLVHGARRRAAHADVVVTNHSLLFRNVAAEGRILPPIRHWVIDEAHSIEREARRQWARVVSADESRVLFERLGGSSTGALSQVSRDLATSEGSTLYLGLTAKATSTVARASMAIAGVFDGVRELGRRARGGYDNANLWIGPELRESDDWHDFLPSAYTGIDALEQADKSVDALVQAVAADKPEVVVDLGDISRRLHELAENLKLIIDGTDEHYVYSLQVNRRLRAGGESMTAERIDIGEALATEWLPEVHTAIFASATMTVSKSFEHFNHAVGLDRIGASTSSSLHLDSSYDFDSNMAVVVAGDIPDPRDRESYLTALERVLVDAHLAMGGSVLTLFTNRRDMEDLYARVEPKMARAGLELNCQQRNSSPRRLRDRFINEPTSSLFALKAFWEGFDASGETLRCVIIPKLPFSSPTDPLSCERNLREDRAWARYSLPEAVLEVKQAAGRLIRSSTDCGVLILADPRLVTKGYGKKFLTSLPTSSYQRIESAQIGHYLQLWRARHERRR from the coding sequence ATGCTAATCGAGGACGCGGTTTCGTCAGGAACGCCGCAGTTTGTCATCGACTCCTATGCCACGCTTGCCGACCGCGCCAAAACGCAGTCCTTCGGCCTTATCGAGGAAGATGTGATTGTCCTCGATACCGAGACCACGGGTCTTTCGGTGCAGGACAACGAGCTGATCGAGATCTCGGCGGCCCGTCTTTCGGGCCGCGAGATCGTCGACCGCTTCGATACCTTCGTGCATCCCAAGCAGCTGATTCCCGCCGAGATTACCGAGCTCACGAGCATTACAAATGCCGATGTGGCAGATGCCCCGTCGGCGGTTGAGGCCGTCGCCGCTCTCGCCGATTTTGTCGGTGGCTGCCCGGTGATCGCACACAACGCCACGTTCGACCGCTCGTTTATCGAGTCGGTCAAAGGCGGCGTCAACGTGAGCGATATTTGGATCGATTCGCTGGCGCTGTCGCGCATCGCGCTTCCGCGCCTGGCCTCGCACAAGCTGTCTTTTATGGCCGATCTGTTTGGCTGCGACTCGGTATCACACCGTGCCAATGCCGATGTCGACGCCCTGTGTGGCGTATGGCGCGTGTTGCTCGTGGCGCTCACCGACTTGCCCCAGGGCCTCATGGCGCGCCTAGCCGACATGCATCCGGACGTGCCTTGGTCCTATCGTCCTATCTTCTCATTCTTGGCAGGGCAGAACCCTGGTTCTATCTTCTCTCTCAGCGCCGCTCGTGCTGACGTTCTCAAGGCCGATCGCGCCGACGATCGGGTGGACGCCGATGAACTGCCGGTTCTCAAGATGCCGAGTCGTGAGGAGATTGAGGCAGACTATGCGCCAGGTGGCCTGGTCAATCGCATGTATCCCACCTACGAGCCGCGTGATGAGCAGATCGCGATGGCGCTCGAGGTCCGCGATGCGCTGGTCACGGGCACTCATCGAGTAATTGAGGCAGGCACAGGCGTCGGCAAATCGATGGCCTATCTGGTGCCTTTTGCCGAGGCAGCACGCCGTAACAACATCACGGTTGGTATTGCGACCAAATCGAACAATCTTGCCGACCAGCTCATGTACCATGAGCTGCCAAAACTTGCCGAGCAACTGGACGGTGGTCTGTCATTTTGCGCTCTCAAGGGGTATGACCACTATCCGTGCCTGCGCAAGCTTGAGCGCATGAGCCGCGGCCAGGTCGAGATTACCACCAAGCGCGATCCGGCGGACACGCTCACGGCGGTCGCGGTCATTATGGCGTACGTCTGCCAATCAGCCGATGGCGACCTCGACTCGCTCGGCATTCGGTGGCGCAGCGTCAACCGTCCCGACTTTACGACGGCCTCGCGCGAGTGTGCTCGTCGCCTCTGCCCGTTTTTCCCTGATAAATGTTTGGTCCACGGCGCTCGCCGTCGTGCGGCGCATGCCGATGTGGTGGTCACCAACCATTCCCTGCTGTTCCGCAACGTCGCGGCCGAGGGCAGGATTTTGCCTCCGATTCGTCATTGGGTAATCGACGAGGCCCATTCCATCGAGCGCGAGGCGCGCCGTCAGTGGGCGCGTGTGGTGTCGGCGGACGAATCACGCGTTCTGTTTGAGCGTCTGGGTGGCTCGAGCACCGGCGCGCTAAGCCAGGTTTCCCGTGATTTGGCAACCTCCGAGGGCTCTACGCTCTATCTGGGCCTTACTGCCAAGGCGACGTCGACGGTTGCGCGCGCGAGCATGGCGATCGCCGGCGTGTTCGATGGCGTTCGCGAGCTCGGTCGCCGTGCCCGTGGGGGCTATGACAATGCCAATCTATGGATTGGCCCCGAGCTGCGCGAATCTGACGACTGGCATGATTTCTTACCGTCGGCCTACACTGGCATCGACGCATTGGAACAAGCTGACAAGAGCGTCGACGCGCTGGTGCAAGCCGTCGCCGCCGACAAGCCAGAGGTTGTTGTCGACCTGGGTGATATCTCGCGCCGCCTGCACGAGCTGGCCGAGAACCTCAAGCTCATCATTGATGGTACCGATGAACACTACGTGTATTCGCTGCAGGTCAATCGCAGGCTGCGTGCCGGCGGAGAGTCTATGACCGCAGAGCGCATCGACATTGGCGAGGCCTTGGCAACCGAGTGGCTGCCCGAGGTTCACACGGCTATCTTTGCCTCGGCGACCATGACGGTGTCCAAAAGCTTTGAACACTTTAACCACGCGGTCGGCCTCGATCGCATCGGTGCTTCAACATCCTCATCACTGCACTTGGACTCGAGCTACGACTTCGATTCGAACATGGCTGTAGTCGTTGCGGGCGATATCCCCGATCCGCGCGATCGTGAGAGCTATCTTACGGCGCTCGAGCGCGTGCTGGTCGACGCCCATCTTGCCATGGGCGGATCGGTGCTCACGTTGTTCACCAATCGGCGCGACATGGAAGACCTGTACGCCCGCGTTGAGCCCAAGATGGCCCGTGCGGGTCTGGAGCTCAACTGCCAGCAGCGCAACTCATCTCCTCGTCGCCTACGCGACCGGTTTATCAACGAGCCAACCTCGTCGCTTTTTGCGCTTAAGGCCTTCTGGGAGGGGTTTGACGCCAGCGGCGAGACGCTGCGCTGCGTCATCATTCCCAAGCTGCCGTTCTCGAGCCCCACGGACCCGCTCTCGTGCGAGCGCAACCTGCGCGAAGACCGCGCTTGGGCGCGCTATTCGCTGCCTGAGGCAGTGCTCGAGGTCAAGCAGGCGGCCGGCCGCCTTATCCGCTCGTCGACCGATTGCGGCGTGCTGATTCTGGCCGACCCGCGCCTGGTGACGAAGGGCTACGGAAAGAAGTTCTTAACGTCGCTGCCCACGAGCTCCTACCAGCGCATCGAATCGGCACAGATCGGTCACTATCTGCAACTGTGGCGCGCACGCCACGAGCGGCGGCGCTAA
- a CDS encoding D-alanine--D-alanine ligase — translation MPGKSLENMHVAVLAGGHSAEREISLDSGKNVVVALKEAGYTSVELLDTAADDFMVTMATSGFDVAFIAMHGAGGEDGAMQGAMETLGIPYTASGVLASACGADKEVSKLLYVKAGIPIAPGLALEVGDEVDIDHIVEVCGERCFVKPAVNGSSYGISLVHEPSELPAAIAKAFEYGDKVLVEKCIEGTEITVGVYGEDDVRALPIVEIRKPEDCEFYNLDVKYVDPTDIHRIPAQISPENYARAQELACAAHKALGCLGISRSDFIVSEDGPVILETNTIPGMTDTSLYPDEIRHTDDMTFPQVCDSLIRMGLRRAGIAC, via the coding sequence ATGCCGGGTAAAAGCCTAGAGAACATGCACGTAGCGGTCTTGGCGGGCGGTCATTCCGCCGAGCGCGAGATCTCGCTCGATTCGGGAAAGAACGTTGTGGTGGCACTGAAGGAAGCCGGCTACACCTCGGTGGAGCTGCTTGACACGGCCGCTGATGACTTTATGGTAACCATGGCGACCAGCGGATTCGATGTGGCATTTATCGCCATGCACGGCGCCGGCGGTGAGGATGGCGCCATGCAGGGTGCCATGGAGACCCTGGGTATCCCCTACACGGCCTCGGGCGTACTTGCCAGCGCCTGCGGTGCCGACAAGGAGGTCTCTAAGCTCCTATACGTCAAGGCGGGCATTCCCATTGCCCCCGGCCTTGCGCTCGAGGTGGGCGACGAAGTCGATATCGATCATATCGTCGAGGTTTGTGGCGAGCGCTGCTTTGTGAAGCCGGCCGTCAACGGTTCCAGCTATGGCATTTCCCTGGTCCATGAGCCCTCCGAGCTGCCCGCGGCAATCGCCAAGGCGTTTGAGTACGGCGACAAAGTGCTGGTCGAGAAGTGCATCGAGGGTACCGAGATCACCGTCGGCGTATACGGCGAAGATGACGTGCGCGCCCTGCCGATTGTCGAGATTCGTAAGCCCGAGGACTGCGAGTTCTACAATCTGGACGTGAAGTATGTTGACCCTACGGACATCCATCGCATTCCGGCGCAGATTTCACCCGAGAATTACGCTCGCGCTCAGGAGCTTGCCTGCGCCGCTCACAAGGCCCTCGGTTGCCTGGGCATCTCGCGCAGCGACTTTATTGTGAGTGAGGACGGCCCCGTTATCCTCGAGACCAATACCATTCCCGGAATGACCGATACGTCGCTGTATCCGGATGAGATCCGCCACACCGACGACATGACGTTCCCGCAGGTCTGTGACAGCCTGATCCGTATGGGCCTTCGTCGAGCGGGCATTGCATGCTAA
- the rlmN gene encoding 23S rRNA (adenine(2503)-C(2))-methyltransferase RlmN — protein MNPRTKSQDIRDLSQNDIRELVAELGQPAFRAKQLIEWVFEKNVCSFDDMTNLPKAFREQLKEAFAFDTPTELTKQVSKDGSRKYLLEYHDGISVETVGMPRRNKLSVCVSTQAGCGMGCAFCATGLNGLKRSLTAQEIVDQVLHVSNDFGERATSVVFMGQGEPFANYNEVLKALRILNDPDGIGIGARHLTVSTSGVIPGIRKFADIPEQFTLAVSLHSAIQSTRNKLMPGVKKYTLLRLHEALQLYTEKTGRRPTYEYAMIEGVNDTNPEMQALCDFCEGTLCHVNLIQLNDIEGSPLKPSPIHKVEDLQRRLESRGIETTIRNSRGNDIDAACGQLKQRFKVQKNA, from the coding sequence ATGAATCCCAGGACTAAATCTCAGGACATTCGCGACTTGAGCCAAAACGATATTCGCGAGCTCGTGGCCGAACTTGGCCAGCCCGCCTTCCGCGCGAAGCAGCTCATCGAATGGGTCTTTGAGAAGAACGTTTGTTCGTTTGACGATATGACCAACCTTCCCAAGGCTTTCCGTGAGCAGCTTAAAGAGGCTTTTGCCTTTGATACGCCGACTGAACTCACCAAGCAGGTTTCCAAAGATGGCTCGCGCAAGTATCTGCTCGAGTACCACGATGGCATTTCCGTCGAGACTGTCGGCATGCCCCGTCGTAACAAGCTTTCTGTCTGCGTTTCCACCCAGGCAGGCTGCGGCATGGGCTGCGCCTTTTGCGCTACCGGTCTCAACGGCCTCAAGCGCTCTCTGACCGCTCAAGAGATCGTCGACCAGGTGCTTCATGTATCCAACGACTTTGGCGAGCGTGCCACAAGCGTTGTCTTCATGGGCCAGGGCGAGCCGTTTGCCAACTACAACGAGGTTCTCAAGGCATTGCGTATCCTAAACGACCCCGATGGCATCGGTATCGGCGCTCGTCACCTCACCGTCTCTACCAGCGGCGTTATTCCCGGTATTCGCAAATTTGCCGATATCCCCGAGCAGTTCACTCTTGCAGTTTCCCTGCATTCCGCCATCCAGTCGACGCGCAATAAGCTCATGCCCGGTGTTAAGAAGTACACGCTGCTTCGCCTTCACGAGGCGCTTCAGCTCTACACCGAGAAGACTGGCCGCCGCCCGACCTATGAGTATGCCATGATCGAAGGCGTCAACGATACGAATCCCGAGATGCAGGCGCTCTGCGACTTCTGCGAGGGAACGCTGTGCCACGTTAACCTCATTCAGCTTAACGACATCGAGGGCAGCCCGCTCAAGCCGTCGCCGATTCATAAGGTTGAGGATCTTCAGCGTCGTCTTGAGTCCCGTGGCATCGAGACCACGATTCGTAACTCCCGTGGTAACGATATTGACGCTGCTTGCGGGCAGCTGAAGCAGCGCTTCAAAGTTCAGAAGAACGCATAG